One Carassius gibelio isolate Cgi1373 ecotype wild population from Czech Republic chromosome A7, carGib1.2-hapl.c, whole genome shotgun sequence DNA window includes the following coding sequences:
- the LOC128016952 gene encoding cartilage intermediate layer protein 1-like translates to MGCLSTWTFLLLGITSTFSQGIWRSIMGTSWRPNLAVYRNEDNYEWTTWFNVDHPGGKGDYEKLNVIRFYYQARVCEVPQVLEARTTEWIPARNTGERVHADPAVGFWCVNDEQPVGRKCSNYAVRFLCPKEIVSDVEEVIWGPWSDWSLCPAQCDQVAVQHRSRSCKSSSKQCNGQTFEARSCQGPPCPRCDLQCVKGRVNDECDSCMCQDHTVLGSVRSAGGLPAPGAAILRAGSRNKLLTVTDHNGHFQVPGICPDGNTTLMIKLKNHAPHQVTVAPSTERTSILILKLERAKKLYVLKNPENKARREGQTTAFCCKVDGTPEPNQYEWFHNGTLLDRSQYQYDQTLILRNLSLDHIGQYYCRASNEDGAIKSKPATLTVIGQKAPSCNPKPDSHLIRLPHDCFQNATNSFYYDVGRCPTSVCTGKLDNGIRCKDSVSYCCGISNMEEKMITCQGYQLPIMIVTQCGCKTCVDTKAIVRGRAIAADTGEPMRFGHIFMDGTRISRTGYKGTFSIQVPTNSERLVLTFVDNMEKFVNTTKVLPFNPRGGAVFHEIKLLRKKPAVIISSRESNKIDLGEVEGQDPIAEIEIPPNAFYKENGEVFMGNVKASVTFLDPRDVSTAAAAQSDLNFIGDEGDTLPLRTYGMFSVDFRDEEGGESLNAGEVKVRLDAAQVKMPEHLKTMKLWSLNPDTGLWEEEGQFHTEKKQRGKREERTFLIGNMEIRERRLFNLDVPENKRCYVKVRAFRSERYMPSEQTEGVVMTLINMEPTPGFSTNPRAWGRFDSVVTGPNGACLPAFCDEQKSDAYSAYVMANLGGEELEAVASSPKLNPNTIGVPQPYLNKLNYRRTDHDDPRIKKTAFSINVAKPRSNTAEEANGPVYPFDKLKECEEAPFSAAHFRFSRVEGDRYDYNTVPFNEDDPMSWTEDYLSWWPKPMEYRACYIKVKLNSAHELNVRSRNMGGTHPKTVGQLYGIRDTRSIRDMDQSTVSAVCLEFKCSGMLYDQDRVDRTLVKVMPQGSCKRESVNSMLQEYLVNHLPLAVNNDTNEFTMLAPLDPLGHNYGIYTVTDQDPRTAKEIALGRCFDGTSDGTSRVMKSNEGVALAFTCGDKKVTRQSMFQQIQNSLGQATAGSGRPGRGNQRQRGGSTAPRSSRRSTRNSQTIG, encoded by the exons ATGGGCTGCCTCTCAACATGGACATTTCTTCTGTTGGGAATTACAAGCACATTTTCCCAAG GGATATGGAGAAGCATCATGGGGACATCATGGAGACCAAACCTAGCTGTGTACCGTAATGAAG ATAATTACGAGTGGACTACATGGTTCAATGTAGATCACCCTGGAGGGAAAGGAGACTATGAGAAGCTGAATGTCATTCGTTTTTATTATCAAGCCCGTGTCTGTGAGGTTCCTCAAGTATTAGAGGCACGCACTACCGAGTGGATCCCAGCTCGCAACACTGGGGAAAGAGTACACGCTGACCCAGCTGTGGGCTTCTGGTGTGTCAATGATGAACAGCCTGTTGGTAGAAAGTGCTCAAACTATGCTGTACGTTTCCTGTGTCCTAAAG AAATAGTTTCAGATGTTGAAGAAGTGATATGGGGTCCATGGTCAGACTGGAGTCTGTGTCCAGCTCAGTGTGATCAGGTTGCAGTACAGCATCGCTCTAGAAGCTGCAAATCCAGTTCCAAACAATGCAATGGCCAAACTTTCGAGGCCAGGTCATGCCAAGGACCACCTTGTCCAC GCTGTGATCTGCAGTGTGTGAAGGGGAGGGTAAATGATGAGTGCGATAGCTGCATGTGCCAGGATCATACAGTTTTAGGATCAGTCCGTAGTGCTGGGGGTCTCCCTGCACCTGGAGCTGCCATCCTCCGTGCTGGTTCCAGGAACAAACTCCTTACTGTAACTGATCACAATGGCCATTTTCAGGTCCCTGGTATCTGCCCTGATGGCAACACAACGCTAATGATCAAGCTGAAAAACCATGCTCCACACCAAGTCACTGTGGCCCCAAGCACTGAACGTACCTCCATTCTCATTTTGAAGCTAGAGAGAGCAA AAAAACTATACGTGCTGAAAAACCCTGAGAACAAGGCCAGAAGGGAAGGTCAGACCACTGCTTTCTGTTGTAAGGTTGATGGCACACCTGAACCAAACCAGTATGAATG GTTCCACAATGGTACTCTGCTGGACAGGAGTCAATATCAGTATGACCAGACACTGATTTTGAGGAATCTCAGTTTGGACCATATAGGACAATACTACTGCAGAGCCAGTAATGAGGACGGAGCCATCAAATCTAAGCCAGCCACCCTGACAGTTATTG GTCAAAAAGCACCATCATGCAACCCTAAGCCTGATTCCCATCTGATCCGACTACCACATGACTGCTTTCAAAACGCGACTAACTCTTTCTACTATGATGTCGGGAGATGCCCAACCTCTGTGTGCACAGGGAAGCTGGATAACGGCATCAGATGCAAAGACTCTGTTTCCTACTGCTGTGGAATTTCAAACATGGAGGAGAAAATGATTACATGTCAGGGATATCAGTTGCCCATCATGATAGTGACTCAGTGTGGTTGTAAAACATGTGTGGACACAAAGGCTATCGTTCGTGGACGTGCTATCGCAGCAGACACTGGTGAGCCTATGAGGTTTGGACATATCTTCATGGATGGCACAAGAATAAGTCGAACTGGATACAAAGGCACATTCTCTATCCAGGTACCAACAAACTCTGAACGTCTGGTCCTCACCTTTGTGGACAACATGGAGAAGTTTGTGAATACCACAAAAGTGCTACCATTCAATCCTAGAGGTGGAGCTGTCTTCCACGAGATCAAACTGTTGAGGAAAAAGCCAGCTGTGATTATTAGCTCAAGAGAGTCTAATAAGATAGATCTTGGTGAGGTAGAAGGCCAGGATCCCATTGCTGAGATTGAGATCCCACCAAATGCATTCTACAAGGAAAATGGAGAGGTGTTCATGGGAAATGTCAAGGCCAGTGTGACTTTCCTTGACCCCAGGGATGTATCAACAGCAGCAGCTGCCCAAAGTGATCTTAACTTCATTGGTGATGAAGGTGACACTTTGCCTTTGAGGACCTATGGAATGTTCTCTGTGGACTTCAGGGATGAAGAAGGAGGTGAGTCGCTCAATGCCGGAGAGGTGAAAGTGCGTCTCGATGCAGCACAAGTGAAGATGCCGGAGCACTTGAAGACAATGAAATTATGGTCCCTTAATCCTGATACAGGTTTGTGGGAGGAGGAGGGCCAGTTCCATACTGAGAAGAAACAAAGGGGGAAAAGAGAGGAGAGGACCTTCCTCATAGGTAACATGGAAATCCGTGAGAGACGGCTGTTTAACTTGGATGTACCTGAGAACAAGAGATGTTATGTGAAAGTGCGAGCCTTCCGTAGTGAACGGTACATGCCTAGTGAGCAAACTGAAGGAGTCGTGATGACTTTAATAAATATGGAACCCACACCAGGGTTTTCAACCAACCCTCGAGCTTGGGGCAGATTTGATAGTGTTGTCACTGGTCCAAATGGTGCATGTCTTCCAGCTTTCTGTGATGAACAGAAATCAGATGCATATTCGGCCTATGTCATGGCCAACCTTGGGGGAGAAGAGCTAGAGGCAGTAGCATCCTCTCCAAAGTTGAATCCTAACACCATTGGCGTTCCGCAACCCTATTTGAATAAACTTAACTACAGACGCACTGACCATGATGATCCCAGAATAAAAAAGACAGCGTTCAGCATCAATGTGGCCAAACCCCGTTCGAACACAGCTGAGGAGGCCAATGGTCCAGTTTATCCATTTGACAAACTTAAAGAGTGTGAGGAAGCTCCATTCAGTGCAGCTCACTTCCGTTTCTCAAGAGTTGAAGGAGATAGATATGATTACAACACAGTGCCTTTTAATGAGGATGACCCCATGAGCTGGACTGAAGACTACTTGAGTTGGTGGCCAAAACCCATGGAATACAGGGCCTGCTACATTAAAGTAAAACTCAACAGTGCCCATGAGCTCAACGTTCGGTCTCGCAATATGGGAGGGACCCATCCAAAAACCGTTGGTCAACTGTATGGCATCCGTGACACCAGAAGCATCCGAGACATGGACCAATCAACTGTTTCAGCAGTGTGTCTGGAGTTTAAGTGCAGTGGGATGCTGTATGATCAAGACCGAGTGGATCGGACCCTTGTGAAAGTAATGCCTCAGGGCAGCTGCAAGCGAGAAAGTGTAAACAGCATGCTACAGGAATACTTGGTGAATCACCTTCCACTGGCTGTCAACAATGACACCAATGAGTTCACCATGCTTGCACCTCTAGACCCACTTGGCCACAACTACGGTATATATACAGTGACAGACCAAGATCCTCGGACAGCCAAAGAAATCGCACTTGGCCGTTGCTTTGATGGTACATCAGATGGCACTTCTCGAGTCATGAAGAGCAATGAAGGAGTGGCATTAGCATTCACCTGTGGTGATAAAAAGGTCACTAGGCAGAGTATGTTCCAGCAGATACAGAACTCACTGGGTCAAGCCACAGCTGGAAGTGGAAGACCGGGAAGAGGAAACCAGAGGCAGAGAGGTGGCTCAACAGCACCTCGCAGTAGTAGGAGGAGCACTCGTAATTCCCAGACCATTGGTTGA
- the LOC128016954 gene encoding stereocilin-like, with translation MTSGLSSVKMLQGGSLMLLMLSIILVIACVGSIKPSSPKTIIRQSEKSSRSEDEFERNIKVMMENIRSLSKEEQGEEALPNLHQRMSRMSAPLERMAIDSTSLDSYLTVFNSLFSINQPALIDSFIETLPQALICILADRQPCGWQADLTSTVSSALNEQVLSVISSVKAEACMSTSNLRMADPTMAQLNSLQEMLTNVLSSDLPLYLLSDDFLALWNSFLDMAFPRLLSFMSDVMLSAFQTPLDFLKLGLQFGIEIPTLDQSENCQQGDLKQLIMWGINHNVSWSFGQSLLDMILVPETPPCSFPGPECQAPSSIQFSRTGTPSVDIPMSILTCEQQNLNQLNETLCEAILGAKSQESYVLYQMCRALSMLSQTEVTTVWRNMCHIIKNGILPLTEPCSDPGTGQSIRIARSTLSLSELLCDYQNWNSDGATDPALVTMCSENDRAAFILAVCNNAEVIQVLVRNPSNAWVWEFCANTSDSYIVNLYCSYNIWTAETIDPSIVTFCWYNDMERFQFLLCDSTIFFMVVFSTEENNWLKPNCSEPPPQIDINSIVAEFCKYSEWKNVQAISPEQISVCIQNDEVQFINEVCDDHKFVTLLVQDSANAWVEQYCNNYVRNPTTSPPLLNIGNWCNYSKWTNMSVDPSVVGLCWQYDQIGFYQNVCCNKPLYDKLSLHVDNQWLIRECSDNNTTNMLEKVCVYSDWSQPTIVDMTDLALCADLDTENFTRNVCANTTVFQKLLANLNNTWLLEQCLNLSAPGPGAGAGNGNGNGSLMVFQPAEECQYSTWALVLPNASLLALCWEYDQANFTSFVCADSSMLLHITQKASSLQVGTLCATFTTPPNPTISGSNVTAPQTCLTRELAKRLNWTCSTDFSAVCQPGASQVQGLWLLLHCGITILQPRLENLMTTQVTAMVKQATSLWVVLLLALEENQMTSLRMTEYIQLSVLESVVAYMDNETNFDNKRVLLQCFGKVLTSLMQTGRNMPTNFFLIKEYFRIPLFHLRSVLSAADSMIVREILLYYNRNYATLQLTDDYLQTMVSVLFQIHLPKDISLFSDMGILLALATPSDILSMPLQNNINVLGIINFSIKNLSLEQQQAFGRWFSQSMSLPNMTAGSLSVIRDTGNLIAYLPFQSFQYFSPAQLLDGLDVLMSNTLSPLKQQFIAQSLTGTFRNLTVDEFRRLGNLTCLAHPSQLMAYAGTEAFSVIQANIRTCAIQGFSVPSKMISGLVLKSSDLQSPSSLTPQRVSELGPFLPLLGSSVLQQLTSAQLMPALRTLASVPFTPAQARVIIDKISANLSLALPGSVNLSMLGSLVSGVKVETLWTLPNDVLLKALPAMSLQTPGLTPPQVNTIISKLWGSSTVSQWMDKVHPFISSTPLLSVIPQVSLLLIRDTAVHTRLWNTQQAKVLFKEAVASHPSLSLQEFLSLGTLATGVSCTDLRRLFQNLASLSSLRDIMIFLREQPVPLHPSLKKCVFEELYRFDFFTEVLEDLGSQIALSLPLSTIKKFPPDKMHSLRKIIIQDPYYFLLLPSTKQAVLVDKMVQRLDMSTGLYTEEEFLSLGVMATFVTDEMFSNLDRSFFVESLEFLQGFCYNANKRDLVAKMLEEQRTFGPVTNWTSDTLNQVDRFLFFLPKDTIQLIPLGLMSLERIERLFLSQQEWERGEFGSLCQKPSELFEKQQFVLQFFLGFLRIGRVPYTGLIPSCESLHVTQPAAWTIDSLRNMPQAAFQRCLELIGQDPFFSAYELLMLLTKAKEVYGVPSSFNSSVISQLGRIATQLTLEELASLRLSDIQSVSAMGALNTWTSRQLKLLFSVVLNSNRKTPSQLDSSTFVALGHIVCGIDAPIMSNLNPVEFSKAVLWLGRLNLSCSEEQLQALIGLLSHSLAFGPVSSWGSEVFIEIGAIAAGLPDIAMSALVSEQIEGITPLAISLIPADKFAVVFNQAQIRMFTYDQAVAVTETQRSALSSVQQTALSMVLNPWEDKPVDFRGMSLGVAMHPSPLFYLSSVLIMLLFSLG, from the exons ATGACATCGGGACTTTCCTCAGTGAAAATGCTCCAGGGAGGGAGTTTGATGTTGCTTATGCTCAGCATCATTTTAG TGATTGCATGTGTTGGCTCCATAAAACCCTCATCACCCAAAACCATCATCAGACAGAGTGAAAAGAGCTCCAGGAGTGAGGATGAATTTGAGAGGAACATCAAAGTGATGATGGAGAACATCAGATCCTTGTCAAAAGAAGAACAGGGAGAAGAGGCCCTGCCAAATCTCCATCAGAGAATGAGCAGAATGTCAGCACCCCTTGAGAGAATGGCAATTGACAGCACTAGCCTAGATTCTTACTTGACAGTGTTCAACAGTTTATTCTCTATAAACCAGCCTGCTTTGATTGACAGTTTTATTGAAACTCTTCCTCAGGCTTTAATTTGCATTTTGGCGGACAGACAGCCCTGTGGATGGCAAGCAGATTTAACCAGTACCGTTTCATCTGCATTGAATGAACAAGTACTTTCTGTGATCTCCTCTGTTAAAGCTGAAGCTTGCATGTCAACATCTAATCTGCGAATGGCAGACCCCACCATGGCTCAATTAAACTCTCTTCAGGAGATGTTGACGAATGTTTTGTCCTCAGACCTCCCACTTTATCTGCTATCAGATGACTTTTTAGCACTGTGGAATAGTTTTTTGGACATGGCATTTCCACGTCTGTTGTCATTCATGTCTGATGTCATGTTGAGTGCATTTCAAACTCCATTGGATTTTCTAAAACTTGGATTACAGTTTGGCATTGAAATTCCTACCCTAGACCAGAGTGAGAATTGTCAGCAAG GTGACCTCAAACAGCTTATCATGTG gGGCATAAATCATAATGTGAGCTGGTCTTTTGGACAGTCACTTCTGGATATGATTTTGGTTCCTGAAACTCCTCCTTGCAGTTTCCCAGGTCCAGAATGTCAGGCCCCAAGCAGCATCCAGTTCAGTCGTACTGGCACACCCTCAGTGGACATTCCCATGTCTATTCTCACTTGTGAACAACAAAACCTGAACCAACTTAACGAAACACTTTGTGAAGCAATTTTAGGAGCAAAATCTCAGGAATCTTATGTCCTTTATCAGATGTGTCGAGCACTCAGCATGCTCTCTCAAACCGAAGTGACAACAGTATGGAGGAACATGTGTCACATTATCAAGAATGGCATCTTGCCTCTTACTGAGCCCTGCAGTGATCCTGGCACCGGACAATCAATTCGTATTGCACGGTCCACTCTCAGCCTCAGCGAACTCCTCTGCGACTACCAGAACTGGAATAGTGATGGTGCCACAGACCCAGCTTTGGTCACAATGTGCAGTGAAAATGATCGTGCGGCATTCATCCTTGCTGTGTGTAATAACGCTGAAGTTATTCAAGTGTTGGTCAGAAATCCTAGCAATGCATGGGTGTGGGAATTCTGTGCAAACACATCAGACTCTTACATAGTCAACCTGTATTGTTCATATAACATATGGACTGCTGAAACCATCGACCCATCAATTGTGACGTTCTGCTGGTATAATGACATGGAGAGATTTCAGTTTCTTTTGTGTGACAGTACGATCTTCTTTATGGTTGTGTTCTCCACTGAAGAAAACAACTGGCTGAAGCCCAATTGCTCTGAACCTCCTCCACAAATTGACATCAACTCCATTGTGGCTGAGTTTTGCAAATACTCTGAATGGAAGAACGTACAAGCAATCAGCCCTGAGCAGATCTCTGTATGTATCCAAAATGATGAGGTTCAGTTTATTAATGAGGTGTGTGATGACCACAAGTTCGTCACTCTACTTGTGCAGGACAGCGCAAATGCTTGGGTAGAGCAATATTGCAACAACTATGTCAGGAATCCCACTACGAGCCCACCACTGCTGAACATTGGAAATTGGTGTAACTATAGCAAATGGACAAACATGTCTGTGGATCCGTCTGTGGTCGGTCTATGCTGGCAGTACGACCAGATTGGCTTCTATCAGAACGTCTGCTGCAACAAACCCTTGTATGACAAGTTGTCCCTTCATGTTGACAACCAGTGGCTGATTAGAGAGTGCTCTGATAATAACACCACAAACATGTTGGAGAAGGTTTGTGTCTATTCAGATTGGAGCCAGCCTACTATAGTAGACATGACTGACCTTGCTCTCTGTGCAGATCTTGACACTGAGAATTTCACTCGCAATGTATGTGCCAACACTACAGTTTTCCAGAAATTGCTGGCCAATTTAAACAACACCTGGTTATTGGAGCAATGCTTAAACCTGAGTGCTCCTGGCCCAGGTGCTGGGGCTGGGAATGGGAATGGGAATGGGAGCCTGATGGTTTTCCAACCAGCTGAGGAGTGTCAGTATTCCACTTGGGCTTTGGTTCTCCCGAATGCTTCTCTCCTTGCTCTATGCTGGGAATATGACCAGGCCAACTTTACCTCATTCGTCTGTGCTGACTCTTCCATGCTCCTCCACATCACCCAGAAGGCCTCCAGCCTCCAGGTTGGCACTCTCTGTGCCACATTCACCACTCCCCCAAACCCCACCATCAGTGGGAGCAATGTAACAGCTCCCCAGACATGTCTAACTAGGGAGTTAGCTAAAAGGCTAAACTGGACATGCAGCACAGACTTCAGCGCTGTCTGCCAACCCGGTGCCAGTCAAGTCCAGGGTCTTTGGCTGCTGTTGCACTGTGGGATAACAATCCTCCAACCTCGCTTGGAGAATCTTATGACTACACAAGTGACAGCGATGGTCAAGCAGGCCACCAGCCTGTGGGTTGTCCTGCTGTTGGCTCTAGAAGAAAACCAAATGACCTCTCTAAGGATGACAGAGTATATTCAGCTTAGTGTGTTGGAATCAGTTGTCGCCTACATGGACAATGAAACCAACTTTGACAACAAGCGTGTGCTTTTGCAATGCTTTGGG AAAGTTCTGACCAGTCTGATGCAAACAGGAAGAAATATGCCCACTAACTTCTTCCTGATCAAG GAGTATTTCCGTATTCCTCTGTTTCATCTGAGATCAGTGCTCAGTGCAGCAGACAGCATGATTGTGAGGGAGATTCTGCTGTACTATAACAGGAACTATGCCACTTTGCAG ctaacagatgactatcTGCAAACCATGGTGTCGGTGCTCTTCCAAATACACCTGCCCAAGGATATTAGCCTGTTTTCTGACATGGGTATTTTGTTGGCTCTAGCTACACCTTCAGACATCTTGTCAATGCCGCTACAAAATAATATCAATGT GTTAGGCATAATTAACTTCAGCATCAAAAACCTTTCCCTGGAGCAGCAGCAAGCGTTTGGTCGATGGTTCAGTCAGTCCATGAGCTTGCCTAACATGACAGCCGGCAGCTTATCCGTTATCAGAGACACTGGTAACCTGATCGCCTATCTGCCCTTTCAGAGCTTCCAGTACTTCTCACCTGCTCAG CTGCTGGATGGATTGGATGTCCTGATGAGTAACACGTTGAGTCCACTTAAGCAGCAGTTCATTGCTCAGAGTCTCACTGGAACCTTCCGGAATCTCACTGTTGACGAGTTCAGGAG GTTAGGAAACCTGACCTGTCTGGCTCACCCCAGCCAGCTGATGGCATATGCAGGAACAGAAGCCTTCTCTGTGATCCAGGCCAACATTAGGACATGTGCAATTCAGGGTTTTAGTGTTCCTAGCAAGATG atATCCGGCTTGGTCTTGAAATCGTCTGACCTGCAGTCTCCATCCAGTCTCACTCCTCAGAGAGTCTCTGAGCTTGGCCCTTTTCTGCCCCTACTGGGATCTAGTGTCCTGCAGCAGCTTACCTCAGCCCAGCTCATGCCTGCTCTCAGGACCCTCGCCTCTGTGCCTTTCACCCCTGCACAG gcACGTGTTATCATCGACAAGATTTCTGCCAATCTCAGT TTGGCTCTACCTGGCTCTGTGAATTTGTCTATGCTGGGATCTCTTGTGAGTGGAGTAAAGGTGGAGACTCTGTGGACTTTACCAAATGATGTTCTGCTGAAAGCGTTACCTGCTATGAGCCTTCAGACGCCTGGGCTCACCCCTCCACAGGTCAACACTATCATCTCCAAACTCTGG GGTTCTAGTACTGTGTCCCAGTGGATGGATAAAGTCCATCCTTTCATCTCAAGCACTCCACTCCTCAGTGTGATTCCCCAAGTCTCTCTGCTGCTGATCAGAGACACTGCTGTACACACTCGCCTCTGGAACACACAGCAG GCTAAAGTTCTCTTTAAAGAGGCTGTCGCCTCTCACCCAAGTCTCTCACTACAAGAATTTCT ATCTCTGGGGACCCTGGCTACGGGAGTGAGTTGCACAGACCTTAGAAGATTGTTCCAGAACCTGGCGTCTCTATCATCTCTACGTGACATTATGATATTTCTGAGAGAGCAGCCTGTGCCACTCCACCCCTCACTG AAAAAGTGTGTATTTGAAGAACTGTATAGGTTTGACTTCTTCACAGAGGTACTTGAAGATTTGGGTTCTCAGATTGCTCTGTCACTTCC GCTGAGCACCATTAAGAAATTTCCTCCAGATAAGATGCATTCCCTGAGGAAAATTATAATACAGGACCCATATTACTTCCTACTGCTTCCCAGCACCAAACAAGCTGTCCTGGTGGACAAGATGGTTCAAAGACTG GATATGTCCACTGGCCTGTACACTGAAGAGGAGTTTCTTTCGCTAGGCGTCATGGCTACATTTGTGACAGATGAAATGTTTTCGAATTTGGATAGGAGCTTTTTTGTTGAAAGTCTGGAGTTCCTTCAAGGATTCTGCTACAATGCCAATAAAAGAGACCTGGTGGCAAAGATGCTGGAGGAACAGAGGACATTTGG CCCCGTAACAAACTGGACATCAGATACTCTGAACCAAGTGGACCGCTTCTTGTTTTTTCTTCCGAAGGACACTATTCAGCTCATTCCCTTA GGTTTGATGAGTTTAGAGCGCATCGAGAGGCTGTTCCTGAGTCAGCAGGAGTGGGAGAGAGGAGAGTTTGGCTCGCTGTGTCAGAAACCGTCAGAGCTGTTTGAAAAGCAGCAGTTTGTGCTTCAGTTCTTTCTCGGCTTCCTCAGAATAGGACGTGTCCCTT ATACTGGACTGATCCCATCTTGTGAGAGCCTGCATGTGACACAACCAGCCGCCTGGACTATTGACAGCCTTAGAAACATGCCACAAGCTGCATTTCAGAGGTGCTTGGAGCTCATTGGCCAGGATCCATTTTTCAGTGCATACGAGCTGTTAATGCTCCTTACAAAGGCCAAAGAG gtGTATGGGGTGCCTTCCTCTTTTAACTCTTCTGTGATCTCTCAGTTGGGTCGAattgccactcagctcacacttGAAGAATTGGCCTCTCTTAGACTCTCTGACATTCAGTCAGTTTCAGCTATGGGGGCTCTCAACACATGGACCAGCAGACAG CTGAAATTACTATTCTCCGTGGTTCTGAACTCAAACAGAAAGACTCCTAGCCAGTTAGACTCCAGCACTTTTGTGGCATTGGGGCACATTGTGTGTGGGATTGATGCACCAATCATGAGCAACCTGAATCCAGTGGAATTCAG TAAAGCAGTTTTGTGGCTTGGCCGTTTGAATTTGTCTTGCTCTGAGGAGCAGCTGCAGGCTTTGATAGGGCTGCTCAGTCATAGCTTGGCATTTGGACCAGTCAGCTCCTGGGGATCAGAGGTCTTCATTGAGATCGGAGCGATTGCAG CGGGACTACCTGACATAGCCATGTCTGCTTTGGTGAGCGAACAAATTGAAGGAATCACCCCACTTGCCATCTCTCTCATCCCAGCAGACAAATTTGCA GTAGTGTTTAACCAGGCACAGATTCGTATGTTCACCTATGATCAGGCTGTTGCTGTGACTGAGACCCAGCGCTCCGCTCTGTCTTCAGTACAGCAGACGGCCCTGTCCATGGTGCTCAACCCCTGGGAGGACAAACCTGTTGATTTCAGAG GCATGTCACTGGGAGTTGCAATGCACCCCAGTCCTTTATTCTACCTCTCCAGTGTCCTGATAATGCTGCTGTTTTCTCTGGGATGA
- the LOC128016953 gene encoding eukaryotic translation initiation factor 3 subunit J-B-like produces the protein MADSDDWDVENFEPSEPIRSGAVRLDRWEGEDEEEDVKDNWDDEEEEEEKKVEQKKAELKPPEKKKLSDKIKEKEILQKNKQDELKKKMQETVSETLSPEEQLAEKLRLKKLQEEADMELAREAFGVDPAAANASTTVITSNNASGIEAMCPSSKDDFVAFEKLLKDKITQFEKSVHYSSFLESLFRELCISLEVDDLKKINNSLSVLLSEKQRQEKEKKANKKKKKGVVPGGGLKANMKDDFAAYGGFDDGYGNEFDDFM, from the exons ATGGCGGATTCCGACGACTGGG ATGTTGAGAACTTCGAGCCGAGTGAGCCGATCAGGAGTGGCGCCGTGCGGCTGGATAGATGGGAAGGCGAGGACGAGGAGGAAGACGTGAAG gatAACtgggatgatgaggaggaggaagaagagaagaAAGTAGAACAGAAAAAAGCAG AGTTGAAACCCCCTGAGAAGAAAAAATTAAGTGATAAAATAAAGGAGAAAGAAATTTTGCAAAAGAATAAACAAGATGAGTTGAAAAAGAAG ATGCAAGAAACGGTGAGTGAAACACTATCACCAGAAGAGCAGCTTGCAGAGAAGCTTCGACTGAAGAAACTGCAGGAGGAGGCAGACATGGAGTTGGCCCGTGAGGCATTTG GTGTTGATCCTGCTGCTGCAAATGCCTCAACTACTGTTATCACATCAAACAATGCCTCTGGAATTGAAGCCATGTGCCCTTCATCCAAAGATGACTTTGTTGCATTTGAAAAATTACTGAAAGATAAGATAACACAGTTTGAAAAATCAGTGCATTATTCTAGCTTTTTGGAGTCACTGTTTCGAGAGCTTTGCATTTCAT TGGAAGTAGAtgacctgaaaaaaataaataattctttgTCTGTTCTGCTTAGTGAAAAACAAAGGCAAGAAAAG GAAAAGAAGgcaaataagaaaaagaagaaaggtgTAGTCCCTGGTGGTGGATTGAAAGCAAACATGAAAGATGACTTTGCTGCTTATGGTGGTTTTGACGATGGCTATGGCAATGAGTTTGATGACTTCATGTGA